A stretch of Aureispira sp. CCB-E DNA encodes these proteins:
- a CDS encoding methyltransferase — MIDRIRRQFRRLTQPILWRLYKAYLSKTRWFNYDGLSIKVAPSVFHPGLLFSTKILAQFALNLELKGSKVLELGAGSGLIASLMAREGFLVTASDINPIAVRSILETKDMNNLELEVIESDLLENIPPTIFQYILINPPYFPQEPTNNREKAFFCGQNFEYFHNLFSTIGTYMQVQSSIFMILSDDCAIETIQSIARKHHFTWKLLHEEKVWGETNFIYEITKDRLTPI; from the coding sequence ATGATAGATCGAATACGACGTCAATTCAGACGATTGACGCAACCTATATTGTGGCGATTATACAAGGCTTATTTGTCCAAAACACGTTGGTTTAATTACGATGGCTTGTCTATAAAAGTAGCACCTTCTGTATTTCATCCAGGATTGCTATTTAGTACTAAAATTTTAGCCCAATTTGCATTAAATTTAGAATTAAAAGGCTCTAAAGTACTTGAATTAGGGGCAGGAAGTGGATTAATAGCTTCTTTAATGGCGAGAGAGGGTTTCCTTGTCACAGCAAGTGACATTAATCCTATAGCTGTTCGCTCTATCTTAGAAACTAAGGATATGAATAACTTAGAATTGGAGGTCATCGAATCTGATTTATTGGAAAATATACCCCCTACAATATTTCAATATATTCTAATTAATCCACCTTATTTTCCGCAAGAACCCACAAATAATCGAGAAAAAGCGTTTTTTTGTGGGCAGAATTTTGAGTACTTTCATAACTTATTTTCTACAATAGGTACTTACATGCAAGTGCAAAGTTCTATCTTTATGATTTTGTCCGACGATTGTGCCATTGAAACGATACAGAGTATTGCACGCAAACATCATTTTACGTGGAAGTTATTGCACGAAGAAAAAGTATGGGGCGAAACAAATTTCATTTATGAGATAACAAAAGACAGGTTAACACCAATTTAA
- a CDS encoding TlpA disulfide reductase family protein: MIRLIMLTVALLSGVLTMAQDRLPDATLKTSTGQEVNAKTLSNDGKPFVVVIWATWDSPSKRLLNTIHEEYEDWVDGTGVKLIAVSIDDARNMARVKPYVVSKGWQYEYYLNPEKDFMTKMNANHPPHVAVFDGEGKLMWKQTGYEQGDEEKILEAIKKCIP; encoded by the coding sequence ATGATACGACTAATTATGCTGACAGTAGCACTATTATCAGGAGTATTGACTATGGCACAAGATAGATTGCCTGACGCTACTTTAAAGACATCCACAGGTCAAGAGGTGAATGCAAAAACATTGAGCAACGATGGAAAGCCATTCGTCGTTGTAATATGGGCAACTTGGGACAGTCCTAGTAAGCGATTGCTAAACACCATTCATGAGGAATACGAAGATTGGGTTGATGGAACAGGAGTGAAACTTATTGCCGTTTCTATAGACGATGCTCGAAATATGGCTAGAGTAAAACCTTATGTGGTATCAAAAGGCTGGCAATATGAGTACTATCTCAATCCAGAAAAAGATTTTATGACCAAAATGAATGCAAACCATCCACCACACGTAGCTGTTTTTGATGGGGAAGGAAAATTGATGTGGAAACAAACTGGATATGAACAAGGAGATGAGGAAAAAATACTTGAGGCAATCAAAAAATGTATTCCTTAA
- a CDS encoding TonB-dependent receptor: MKLLLSLCFNFIFLFSSFAQTQTIRGKVVDHASQMPLIGVTLVVDQTNINGVSDENGDFVLEKVPVGRQQIKAQYLGYEPYVSEDLIVSSSKEIYLDILLKEQVEVTETVVVNASKSADGVGNQALNDLSVVSTRSFSVEETKRYAASLDDPGRMAAALPGVQSDQDNENDVIIRGNSSVGVLWRLEGLEITNPTHFARPASTGGGITVFSAALLGNTDFSTGGFAAEYGNAFAGVFDMRFRKGNMIQREHSAKIGLVGLGFSTEGPMKKGRSSYLINYRYSTLGLLNAMGLYVVRENVANDFQDLSFCLTFNSKDNKNEFKIFGVGGISNELWSVKEDTADWQNTWDYQYEKAGSNLGVIGASFRRLMNEKSYLKATVGTVLTHIFSTQYEPEITNLENRDSFLLYDYKILRSQAHVTYGYKFSNRFRLKSGALVHAISHWLSLSERRANDLTNHQYLDISDANTNFLIQAYAQGSYRPNNYFTINAGLHAMYFAMNNTYSIEPRFSVQYKPFSKTTISAAYGLHGKLIPIGTYHLRIKDQFGNVSQPNKNLEIAKWHHAILSYQQVIALGFRATAEIYYQYGFDIPTGIDSASTYWLFNERQTYGHVAMTSEGFAQNYGLDITIEKAFGRNFFLLATGSIYQAQYKSLGDTEWRNTRYNRGWGTSLMGGYEFTFKKGGVLQVGIKTFLADGIRYTPADEAASIAARALVEDEDKAYSAKAPIYFRLDTRIAYRKDHKKFSYTIALDVQNVTNYRNISFYGYDRQKNELFPRYQAGILPVLSFQIDF, encoded by the coding sequence ATGAAACTGTTACTTTCTTTGTGTTTTAACTTTATTTTTCTTTTTTCTTCTTTTGCTCAAACGCAAACTATTCGAGGAAAAGTTGTAGACCATGCTAGCCAAATGCCCTTAATTGGAGTTACCTTAGTTGTCGATCAGACAAATATTAATGGTGTCTCTGATGAAAATGGTGATTTTGTTTTAGAAAAGGTTCCTGTAGGGCGTCAACAAATAAAAGCGCAATATTTAGGTTATGAGCCTTATGTATCAGAAGATTTAATTGTCTCTTCAAGTAAGGAAATATACTTAGACATCTTATTAAAAGAACAAGTAGAGGTTACAGAAACAGTTGTTGTCAATGCCTCTAAAAGTGCCGATGGAGTTGGTAACCAAGCTTTAAATGATTTGTCTGTTGTCAGTACCCGTTCTTTTTCTGTAGAAGAAACCAAACGTTATGCCGCTAGCTTGGACGACCCTGGACGTATGGCAGCAGCATTGCCAGGGGTACAAAGTGACCAAGACAATGAAAACGATGTCATCATTCGAGGTAATTCTTCCGTAGGTGTTTTGTGGCGTTTAGAGGGTTTAGAAATTACCAACCCAACTCATTTTGCCCGACCTGCTTCTACGGGGGGTGGAATCACTGTTTTTAGTGCTGCTTTGCTAGGCAATACTGATTTTTCTACGGGTGGCTTTGCCGCAGAGTATGGCAATGCTTTTGCTGGTGTGTTTGATATGCGTTTTCGCAAAGGAAATATGATACAACGAGAACATTCTGCCAAAATTGGATTGGTTGGGCTGGGTTTTTCCACAGAAGGGCCGATGAAAAAAGGTAGAAGTTCTTATCTAATAAATTATCGTTATTCAACTCTGGGGCTTTTAAATGCAATGGGACTTTATGTTGTTCGTGAGAATGTAGCAAACGATTTTCAAGATCTATCTTTCTGCTTAACGTTTAATTCGAAAGACAATAAAAATGAGTTTAAAATATTTGGGGTTGGAGGCATCAGTAATGAACTTTGGTCTGTTAAAGAAGATACCGCAGACTGGCAAAACACATGGGATTATCAATACGAAAAAGCAGGTTCTAATTTAGGGGTCATAGGGGCAAGTTTTCGTCGACTCATGAATGAAAAATCTTATTTAAAAGCTACTGTAGGAACGGTATTAACTCATATTTTTTCGACACAGTATGAACCCGAAATTACTAATTTAGAGAATAGAGATAGCTTTTTACTGTACGATTATAAGATACTCCGTTCGCAAGCTCATGTTACTTATGGCTATAAATTTAGCAATCGTTTTCGTCTAAAATCAGGCGCTTTGGTGCATGCCATTTCTCATTGGTTAAGTCTAAGTGAACGACGCGCCAACGATCTAACCAATCACCAGTATTTGGATATCAGTGATGCAAATACAAACTTTTTAATACAAGCTTATGCCCAAGGAAGCTATCGCCCAAACAACTATTTTACAATTAATGCTGGGCTTCATGCCATGTATTTTGCAATGAACAATACCTACAGTATTGAACCTAGGTTTTCGGTGCAATACAAACCTTTTTCCAAAACAACAATCAGTGCTGCTTATGGCTTGCATGGCAAATTAATTCCTATTGGAACCTATCATTTGCGCATCAAAGATCAATTTGGCAACGTAAGTCAGCCTAACAAAAACTTAGAAATTGCTAAATGGCATCACGCTATTTTATCTTACCAACAAGTTATTGCATTGGGCTTTAGAGCAACAGCTGAAATTTACTATCAATATGGCTTTGATATCCCGACAGGTATTGATAGCGCAAGTACTTATTGGCTGTTCAATGAACGCCAAACCTATGGTCATGTAGCAATGACTTCGGAAGGGTTTGCCCAAAACTACGGCTTAGATATTACGATAGAAAAAGCCTTTGGTAGAAACTTCTTTTTATTGGCAACGGGTTCTATTTATCAAGCACAGTATAAATCTCTGGGCGATACAGAATGGCGTAATACTCGTTACAATAGAGGTTGGGGAACAAGCTTGATGGGAGGCTATGAATTTACCTTCAAAAAAGGGGGTGTTTTACAAGTGGGTATTAAAACATTTTTAGCAGATGGTATTCGCTATACTCCAGCAGATGAAGCTGCTTCTATTGCTGCTCGTGCTTTGGTAGAGGACGAAGATAAAGCGTATAGTGCTAAAGCTCCTATTTATTTTCGCTTAGATACGCGTATCGCATATCGAAAAGATCACAAAAAATTCTCCTATACCATTGCTCTTGATGTTCAAAATGTTACCAACTATAGAAATATTAGTTTTTATGGTTATGATCGTCAAAAGAATGAATTATTTCCTCGTTATCAAGCTGGAATTTTGCCAGTACTTAGTTTCCAAATTGATTTTTAG
- a CDS encoding YdeI family protein — MEVETYCPSSRADWRKWLEENHESKQSIWLVYYRFSTKIPSISWSEAVDEALCFGWIDSTKKSIDKERYMQYFCKRKPSSTWSKVNKDKIEQLIQNNLMTNAGFESIERAKKNGTWTLMDDVEKLIVPDDLKIALNKNDNSMEFFQSQSKTIRKGMLHWVVIAKRNETRKRRIDEIARLAAKGMLPNKFQ; from the coding sequence ATGGAAGTAGAAACATATTGTCCTAGCAGCCGAGCAGATTGGCGAAAATGGTTGGAAGAAAATCATGAATCAAAACAGTCTATTTGGCTTGTTTATTATAGGTTCTCAACAAAAATTCCCTCGATCAGTTGGAGTGAAGCTGTTGACGAAGCATTGTGTTTCGGATGGATCGATAGTACTAAAAAATCTATTGACAAAGAAAGATATATGCAATATTTTTGCAAAAGAAAACCTAGCAGTACTTGGTCAAAAGTAAATAAAGATAAAATTGAACAGCTTATCCAAAATAACTTAATGACAAACGCAGGTTTTGAAAGCATAGAAAGAGCAAAAAAAAATGGAACATGGACATTGATGGATGATGTTGAAAAGTTGATTGTACCTGACGATTTAAAAATAGCCTTAAATAAGAACGATAATTCAATGGAGTTTTTTCAAAGCCAGTCAAAAACAATTAGAAAAGGTATGTTACATTGGGTTGTTATCGCCAAAAGAAATGAAACTAGAAAGAGGAGAATTGATGAAATAGCCCGATTGGCTGCCAAAGGGATGTTGCCCAACAAGTTTCAATAA
- a CDS encoding B12-binding domain-containing radical SAM protein codes for MMRISPHKVILFNPRSANSKYRIPNSILQVGASIEGKFDYVFVDGNMEQDPYAKIASYLKTGEFKYLGMTVMPGPQLSQAIPFAKKAKEEFPDIINIWGGYFPSNQYKVVIQAPFIDYIVNGPGDNAFPALLMALENDLPYEFIPNLIYQTVDGQIVKTKKEGLLNQDQLTELPYDYLNTFYPIEKYLGKTYLGNKTLAYHSSVGCPFKCSFCAVVPIYNGRWQAKSAQNVYKDVLKIKKEYGATAIEFHDNNFFVSEKRTAEFSRLMLKENMVWWGEGRIDTIDRYSDETLHLMRKAGCKMIFFGAESGDDAILQQMDKGGKQTAAQIKSFAARMKKVDIIPEYSFVLGLPAESEEKVMAQIDADIAFIKEIKEINPATEIIIYLYSPVPTEGSELFERITAAGFEFPSQLEDWITPQWQNFDLRKNPLTPWLTPAMVDKIKNFETVLNAYYPTVSDIRLSKFQRKMIHILSVLRYRLGLYKFPYELKVLQKIWKYRQPEIEGF; via the coding sequence ATGATGAGAATCTCCCCCCACAAAGTAATTTTATTTAATCCTAGAAGTGCCAATTCCAAATATCGAATTCCGAATAGTATTTTACAAGTAGGAGCCTCTATAGAAGGTAAATTTGATTATGTATTTGTTGATGGTAATATGGAGCAAGATCCTTACGCTAAGATAGCTTCTTATTTGAAAACAGGTGAATTTAAGTATTTGGGCATGACGGTTATGCCCGGTCCACAACTTAGCCAAGCCATCCCATTTGCCAAAAAAGCCAAAGAAGAATTTCCAGATATTATTAATATATGGGGAGGATACTTTCCTTCCAATCAATATAAAGTGGTTATTCAAGCGCCTTTTATTGATTATATTGTGAATGGTCCTGGTGATAATGCCTTTCCTGCTTTGTTGATGGCGTTGGAGAACGACTTGCCTTATGAGTTTATTCCCAATTTAATTTATCAGACTGTTGATGGTCAAATTGTAAAAACTAAAAAAGAAGGTCTACTCAATCAAGATCAACTAACAGAGTTGCCTTATGATTATTTAAATACATTTTACCCAATTGAAAAATACCTCGGAAAGACGTATTTAGGCAACAAAACCTTGGCTTACCATTCTAGTGTAGGTTGCCCTTTTAAATGTTCTTTTTGTGCCGTTGTTCCTATTTATAATGGTCGTTGGCAAGCTAAAAGTGCTCAAAATGTATACAAAGATGTATTAAAAATTAAGAAAGAGTACGGAGCAACAGCAATAGAGTTTCACGACAACAATTTCTTTGTTTCTGAAAAACGTACAGCAGAATTCTCAAGGTTGATGTTGAAAGAAAATATGGTTTGGTGGGGTGAAGGTAGAATTGATACCATTGATCGTTATTCGGATGAAACATTGCATTTGATGCGAAAAGCTGGGTGCAAAATGATTTTCTTTGGGGCAGAGAGTGGTGATGATGCCATTCTTCAACAAATGGACAAAGGAGGGAAGCAAACGGCAGCACAAATAAAAAGCTTTGCCGCTAGAATGAAAAAAGTAGATATTATTCCAGAATATTCATTTGTCTTGGGGTTGCCTGCCGAAAGTGAAGAAAAAGTGATGGCTCAGATTGATGCTGATATTGCGTTCATCAAGGAAATAAAAGAAATTAATCCTGCAACAGAAATTATTATTTATTTATATAGCCCAGTGCCGACAGAAGGCTCCGAGTTATTTGAACGAATCACGGCTGCTGGATTTGAATTCCCTAGTCAACTAGAAGATTGGATTACACCACAATGGCAAAACTTTGATTTGAGAAAAAATCCGCTTACCCCTTGGCTGACTCCTGCTATGGTCGATAAGATTAAAAACTTTGAAACAGTTTTGAATGCGTATTATCCAACGGTATCAGACATTCGATTGAGTAAATTTCAGCGAAAGATGATACATATTCTATCCGTATTACGTTATCGCCTTGGGCTGTACAAATTTCCCTATGAGTTAAAAGTATTGCAGAAAATTTGGAAATATCGTCAACCCGAAATTGAAGGCTTTTAG
- a CDS encoding S8 family serine peptidase: protein MKKILFLTLLCYALGSNAQTDWQEKVDSEVWATAHQANFEYFVLLEDQANTKAAKNFSTKERKAQYVFRQLETKANETQSDLLELIDQHQGMYRPYFIVNGIWVKGSRTLLEALAKREEVALIAPNPKIYNNLPNRPDGSSLNAHLARGPRAYEWGIGMIRAHLLWNQNLKGAGVVVGGQDTGYEWIHPALRNQYRGDSLDHNYHWHDAIHGQLSADTFNKCGYDVNYPCDDATHGTHTMGTMIGDDGLGNQIGVAPEAEWIGCRNMENGWGTPATYIECFEWFLAPTDTNNLNPNPSMAPHVIANSWGCPPVEGCNPSNFHIMQLAVENLKNAGVFVVVSAGNDGWAGCNSIRNPAAIYEASFSVGATDILDTLTNFSSLGSVTSDGSMRMKPNVVAPGAGIRSSIPNGGYAAYSGTSMAGPHVAGAVALLINAKPSLAGNVDSLETLLEMTADTVYTYRDDTCGTTSQYVFPNNMVGYGRINLYKALQIIRPDLMLNVTQKTVQDLRIYPNPSSGFVQIQTAQSMENCRVTIINSLGQVVRQFDTYFNTVLEIDLGAMSTGIYSITIENKTQKVIGKMIKF, encoded by the coding sequence ATGAAGAAAATACTGTTTTTGACCTTGTTGTGTTACGCTTTAGGAAGTAATGCTCAAACAGATTGGCAAGAAAAAGTAGACTCGGAAGTTTGGGCAACGGCTCATCAAGCGAATTTTGAATATTTTGTTTTGCTGGAAGACCAAGCCAATACCAAGGCGGCCAAAAACTTTTCAACCAAAGAAAGAAAAGCACAATATGTTTTTCGACAATTAGAAACAAAAGCAAACGAAACACAGAGTGATTTGCTAGAGTTGATCGATCAGCATCAAGGTATGTATCGTCCCTATTTTATTGTTAACGGAATTTGGGTGAAAGGAAGTCGAACGTTGTTGGAAGCATTGGCTAAGCGAGAAGAAGTAGCCTTGATTGCTCCGAATCCTAAAATTTATAATAATTTGCCGAATCGTCCAGACGGCTCGTCATTAAATGCTCATCTTGCTAGAGGTCCACGAGCTTACGAGTGGGGAATAGGGATGATTCGCGCGCATTTGCTTTGGAATCAAAACTTGAAAGGTGCTGGAGTTGTAGTTGGTGGTCAAGATACTGGATACGAATGGATTCATCCTGCGTTGAGAAATCAATATCGAGGCGATTCTTTGGATCATAATTATCACTGGCACGATGCTATTCATGGTCAACTAAGTGCCGATACGTTTAATAAATGTGGGTACGATGTCAACTATCCCTGTGATGATGCCACGCACGGAACGCATACGATGGGAACGATGATTGGCGATGATGGATTGGGCAACCAAATTGGAGTTGCACCAGAGGCGGAGTGGATTGGTTGTAGAAATATGGAGAATGGTTGGGGAACCCCCGCAACTTATATAGAGTGTTTTGAGTGGTTCTTAGCACCTACCGATACCAATAATTTGAACCCCAATCCAAGCATGGCACCTCATGTAATTGCTAACTCTTGGGGATGCCCTCCTGTAGAAGGGTGCAACCCAAGCAACTTTCACATTATGCAGTTGGCAGTAGAAAACCTGAAAAATGCAGGGGTATTTGTTGTAGTATCAGCAGGAAACGATGGTTGGGCTGGTTGCAATTCTATTAGGAATCCTGCTGCAATTTACGAAGCTAGCTTTTCAGTTGGTGCAACGGATATCTTAGATACATTGACAAACTTTAGCAGTTTGGGGAGTGTTACTTCTGATGGAAGTATGCGTATGAAGCCCAATGTCGTTGCGCCAGGGGCAGGAATTCGTTCTTCTATTCCTAATGGAGGCTACGCTGCTTATTCGGGAACAAGTATGGCTGGTCCTCATGTTGCGGGTGCTGTTGCTTTGCTGATTAATGCTAAACCTAGTTTAGCAGGAAATGTAGATTCTTTGGAAACTTTATTAGAAATGACAGCCGATACGGTTTATACTTATAGAGACGATACTTGTGGAACGACTTCTCAATATGTTTTTCCTAATAATATGGTAGGGTATGGGCGTATTAATTTATACAAAGCATTACAAATTATCCGTCCCGATTTAATGCTAAACGTTACCCAAAAAACTGTACAAGATTTGCGTATCTATCCAAACCCTTCTTCTGGATTTGTTCAAATACAAACTGCTCAATCTATGGAGAATTGTCGTGTGACGATTATCAACTCGTTAGGGCAAGTCGTCCGTCAGTTTGATACTTATTTTAATACCGTATTAGAAATAGATTTAGGAGCAATGAGTACAGGAATTTACAGTATTACAATAGAGAATAAGACACAGAAAGTGATTGGGAAGATGATAAAATTCTAA
- a CDS encoding isoaspartyl peptidase/L-asparaginase — MTTIQEQNPPKETSLKSVLVIHGGAGTILREKMSNEKDKAYRDQLEKVLRSGMKALKEGKSSVETVELVVRLMEDSPLFNAGKGAVFNHKGEQEMDASIMNGADLNAGAIAGVRHIKNPITAARMVMERSKHVMLSGQGAEDFMKEQGGELVEPAYFYDERRYRQLKNAIRRSQIELDHDGKDSTNPLDKEDGKQGSLWSKESEKFGTVGAVALDYKGNLAAATSTGGMTNKQYGRIGDSPIIGAGTYANNKTCAVSCTGHGEYFIRNVVAYDVAAIMDYQNKSLKEAAEYVVNTKLKEQNASGGLIALDAKGNVAMPFNTKGMYRGVIYEDGRIEVKIYAEE; from the coding sequence ATGACAACTATACAAGAACAAAATCCTCCTAAAGAAACCTCTTTAAAATCTGTTTTGGTAATTCATGGTGGTGCAGGTACTATTTTGAGAGAAAAGATGAGCAATGAAAAAGACAAGGCGTATCGAGATCAACTCGAAAAGGTATTAAGAAGTGGTATGAAAGCTCTAAAGGAAGGAAAATCATCTGTTGAAACAGTAGAGTTAGTGGTGCGATTGATGGAAGATTCTCCTTTGTTTAATGCAGGAAAAGGTGCTGTTTTTAATCATAAAGGAGAACAAGAAATGGATGCCTCTATTATGAATGGAGCAGATTTGAATGCAGGGGCTATTGCTGGGGTAAGGCATATTAAAAACCCTATTACAGCTGCCAGAATGGTGATGGAAAGATCAAAACACGTTATGTTGTCAGGGCAAGGAGCAGAAGATTTTATGAAAGAACAAGGCGGGGAATTGGTCGAGCCAGCGTATTTTTATGATGAGCGTCGTTATAGACAACTTAAAAATGCGATTAGACGTTCTCAAATAGAATTGGATCACGATGGAAAAGACTCAACCAATCCTTTAGATAAGGAAGATGGAAAACAAGGAAGCCTTTGGTCGAAAGAGAGCGAAAAATTTGGGACAGTAGGTGCTGTAGCCTTGGATTATAAAGGAAATTTAGCTGCTGCAACTTCTACCGGAGGGATGACCAATAAGCAATACGGTAGGATAGGAGATAGCCCAATTATTGGAGCGGGTACCTATGCCAATAATAAAACGTGTGCCGTATCTTGTACAGGACATGGCGAATATTTTATTAGAAACGTTGTTGCTTATGATGTTGCTGCTATTATGGATTACCAAAATAAATCTTTGAAAGAAGCCGCAGAATATGTAGTCAATACAAAATTAAAAGAACAAAATGCTAGCGGTGGTTTGATCGCTCTAGATGCCAAGGGGAATGTGGCTATGCCTTTTAATACCAAAGGGATGTATAGAGGTGTGATTTATGAAGATGGTCGGATTGAGGTAAAGATTTATGCAGAAGAGTAA
- a CDS encoding carboxypeptidase-like regulatory domain-containing protein produces the protein MKNMLTLLFGCFYFFASQAQNSPTQTIRGKVVDKASQMPLIGVVVMVAETDLNTTTDLDGNFILSNVPIGRQVITTQYLGYEPYSTEGLVISSSKEAYLEIGLIEQVEVTETVVVTASGGKDGVGNQAINDLSVVSARSFSVEETKRYAASIDDPGRMAAALPGIQTDQDNENDVVIRGNSAFGVLWRMEGLEIPNPSHFGRPGTTGGGISVFSASVIGNTDLSTGGFAAEYGNALSGVFDMRNRRGNMVNREHSVKIGLIGLGASTEGPIKKGRSSYLVNYRYSTLGLLNAMGLYVVRENVGNNFMDLSFNLTFNSKDNKDEFKIFGIGGLSDERWFTKEDTADWQTYLDYIDERNGSNLGVLGFTYRRLINEKSYLKVVVGSVLNHIFLKQAIPNLTTLDIEDKDVVEDYDYKTLRSQLHLTYSNKISNRFRLKTGASLTANTYWLNYSKDLGNGDYTYLDNIHGNTFLLQAYAQGSYRPVKKLMFNFGFHALFLTLNNTYSIEPRLSIQYKPFENTTFSAAYGLHGKVLPIGTYLLQLPNGNGNITQPNKDLEIAKAHHAILSFQQIIGLGFRLNLEGYYQYTFDNPTSTIPNSGYWFFNERDNYGTREMISEGQGQNYGVDLSVEKAFSRSFFVLVTGSLFWSQYKSLGDTEWRRTRIDKRWGTSVMGGYEFTFKKGGVLQIGLKSFLSGGLRYTPADFEASKLAGQLVEDTNQYWGASAGTYFRLDGRVAYRKDHKKFSYTISLDVQNITNTKNPRYFIYDRQEITLIPRYQSGLLPVISFQIDF, from the coding sequence ATGAAAAACATGCTCACCCTTTTGTTTGGCTGTTTTTATTTTTTTGCCAGTCAAGCACAAAATTCCCCTACTCAAACAATTAGAGGCAAAGTTGTAGATAAAGCTAGTCAAATGCCACTCATTGGAGTTGTTGTTATGGTAGCAGAAACAGATTTGAATACAACCACAGATCTTGATGGCAACTTTATTTTATCGAATGTTCCGATTGGTCGACAAGTCATCACGACCCAATATCTTGGTTATGAACCTTACTCGACGGAAGGATTAGTAATCTCCTCCAGCAAAGAAGCTTATCTTGAAATTGGTTTAATTGAGCAAGTTGAGGTAACAGAAACGGTTGTTGTTACGGCTTCTGGTGGCAAAGATGGGGTTGGCAACCAAGCCATCAATGATTTGTCGGTTGTTAGTGCTCGGTCTTTTTCGGTGGAAGAAACCAAACGCTATGCTGCTAGTATTGATGATCCTGGTCGTATGGCCGCTGCCCTTCCTGGTATTCAAACCGACCAAGACAATGAAAACGATGTTGTTATCCGTGGCAACTCTGCCTTTGGTGTCTTGTGGAGAATGGAAGGTTTAGAAATTCCTAATCCAAGCCATTTTGGTCGCCCAGGGACAACAGGAGGTGGTATTTCTGTTTTCAGTGCTTCGGTTATTGGCAATACAGATTTGTCTACAGGAGGTTTTGCTGCCGAGTATGGCAATGCGCTATCAGGAGTTTTTGACATGCGCAATCGTAGGGGAAATATGGTCAATAGAGAACATTCTGTAAAAATTGGATTGATAGGGTTAGGTGCCTCTACAGAAGGTCCTATTAAGAAAGGCCGCAGTTCTTATTTGGTCAACTACCGTTACTCTACACTTGGATTACTAAATGCCATGGGCTTGTATGTTGTTCGTGAAAACGTAGGAAATAACTTCATGGATTTATCGTTTAACCTAACCTTCAATTCGAAAGACAACAAAGATGAGTTCAAGATTTTTGGTATTGGCGGGCTAAGTGATGAACGTTGGTTTACCAAAGAAGATACAGCCGATTGGCAAACTTACTTAGATTATATTGATGAGCGCAATGGTTCTAACTTAGGGGTTTTGGGATTCACCTACCGACGCTTAATCAATGAAAAATCATACTTAAAAGTAGTTGTCGGTTCTGTTCTTAATCATATCTTTTTGAAACAAGCCATACCGAATCTTACTACTTTAGATATCGAAGATAAAGATGTTGTTGAGGATTACGATTACAAAACCCTAAGAAGTCAACTGCATCTAACTTATAGCAACAAAATTAGCAATCGTTTTCGTCTAAAAACAGGTGCCTCCTTAACAGCCAATACTTACTGGTTAAATTATTCAAAGGACTTGGGTAATGGAGACTATACTTATTTGGACAACATCCATGGTAATACGTTCTTGCTACAAGCATACGCTCAAGGTAGTTATCGTCCTGTCAAAAAATTAATGTTCAATTTTGGGTTCCATGCCTTGTTTTTAACCTTAAACAATACCTATAGTATTGAACCAAGATTATCCATACAATACAAACCCTTTGAAAATACGACCTTTAGTGCTGCCTATGGCTTGCATGGCAAAGTGCTCCCTATTGGAACCTACCTCCTTCAATTGCCTAATGGCAACGGAAATATTACACAACCCAATAAAGATTTAGAAATTGCCAAAGCACACCACGCCATTCTATCATTCCAACAAATCATTGGTTTGGGCTTCCGCCTCAACTTGGAGGGATATTATCAATATACCTTTGACAATCCAACTAGTACCATTCCCAATAGTGGTTACTGGTTTTTTAATGAACGTGACAATTACGGAACACGAGAAATGATTTCGGAAGGGCAAGGGCAAAATTATGGTGTTGACTTAAGCGTAGAAAAGGCATTTAGCCGCAGTTTTTTTGTCTTAGTAACAGGTTCTTTATTTTGGTCTCAATACAAGTCTTTGGGCGATACAGAATGGAGGCGTACTCGCATAGACAAACGTTGGGGAACTTCCGTGATGGGAGGATATGAATTTACCTTCAAGAAAGGAGGCGTTTTGCAAATTGGTCTAAAGAGTTTTCTTTCTGGTGGTCTACGATATACTCCTGCTGATTTTGAAGCGTCCAAACTAGCAGGGCAACTAGTCGAGGATACCAATCAATATTGGGGAGCTTCTGCGGGCACCTATTTCCGTTTGGATGGTCGAGTAGCTTATCGCAAAGATCATAAGAAATTTTCCTATACAATTTCCTTAGATGTTCAGAACATTACCAACACCAAAAATCCAAGGTATTTTATTTATGATCGCCAAGAAATCACACTAATCCCTCGTTATCAATCGGGCTTACTTCCTGTTATTAGTTTCCAAATTGACTTCTAA